From a single Nicotiana tomentosiformis chromosome 2, ASM39032v3, whole genome shotgun sequence genomic region:
- the LOC138905656 gene encoding uncharacterized protein translates to MAPDKQWMKLIHDRLDDAYILGVENFLDYAFTRLKETREIHCPCIKCCNVISGTRELVKSHLIVHGIIQNYTFWYHHGERLGEPSSDFEFVDDNNDEEDDGEDEIHEILRDLYPAFDGNNMNNDGDGLFAEEPNLEAKGFYRILKDFEQPLYQDSNISKLSTLVKLLHIKSIGNWSNTSFIMLLNMLKEDLLPDGSNLPDSYYEAKKVIRDLGLSYKKIDACMNDCMLYWKDDKSLESCKVCGASRWKEDKRSSETKFKSGKKLPCKILRYFPLKPRLQRLFMCSKISSLMRWHHDKKVNDGIMMHPTDSIAWKTFDKLHQSFASEPRNIRLGLASDGFQPFENSKISYSIWPVKENFILSMIIPGPESPGDAIDVYLRPLIEELKELWESGVEAFVASTK, encoded by the exons ATGGCACCTGATAAACAATGGATGAAACTTATTCATGATCGACTTGATGATGCTTACATCCTTGGGGTGGAGAACTTTTTGGATTATGCTTTTACAAGATTGAAAGAAACACGTGAAATACATTGTCCATGCATCAAATGTTGTAATGTAATTTCAGGAACACGTGAGTTGGTTAAATCACATTTGATAGTACATGGAATAATCCAAAACTATACCTTTTGGTATCACCATGGGGAGAGGTTAGGTGAGCCATCGTCAGATTTTGAATTTGTAGATGATAATAACGATGAAGAGGATGATGGTGAGGATGAAATACatgaaattttaagagatttataCCCCGCTTTTGATGGAAATAATATGAACAATGATGGTGATGGGTTATTTGCGGAGGAACCAAATCTTGAAGCAAAAGGATTCTACAGGATCTTAAAGGATTTTGAGCAACCACTGTATCAAGATTCAAATATTTCCAAACTTTCTACATTGGTAAAGCTGCTTCATATTAAAAGTATTGGTAATTGGAGTAATACATCATTTATAATGTTACTAAATATGTTGAAGGAAGATTTATTGCCTGATGGATCAAACTTGCCAGATTCATATTACGAAGCAAAGAAGGTAATTCGGGACCTTGGGCTTTCTTACAAGAAGATTGATGCGTGTATGAATGATTGTATGTTATACTGGAAGGATGATAAGTCTCTTGAATCATGCAAAGTTTGTGGTGCATCTAGATGGAAAGAGGATAAACGTAGTAGTGAAACCAAATTTAAAAGTGGAAAAAAGTTACCATGCAAGATTTTACGTTATTTTCCTTTAAAGCCAAGACTACAAAGATTGTTTATGTGCTCAAAAATATCTTCTTTGATGAGATGGCATCATGACAAAAAAGTTAATGATGGAATAATGATGCACCCAACTGATTCTATAGCGTGGAAAACGTTTGATAAACTTCATCAATCTTTTGCATCTGAGCCTCGTAATATTAGACTTGGACTTGCTAGTGATGGTTTTCAACCATTTGAAAATTCTAAAATTTCCTATAGTATTTGGCCCGTG AAAGAGAATTTTATCTTGTCGATGATTATTCCTGGTCCTGAGAGTCCTGGAGATGCTATTGATGTTTATCTCCGGCCTTTGATAGAAGAATTAAAAGAATTGTGGGAATCTGGAGTGGAGGCCTTTGTTGCATCAACTAAATAA
- the LOC104104715 gene encoding probable aquaporin NIP-type — protein sequence MVTEKKKSPYTMEEGAPAANILKSHSDTNTRLYSSASVVAVAQKLIAEAIGAYFIIFSWCGSVAMNKLYDDESLTSPGISMTWGAVAMVMVYSLGQVSGGHFNPAVTITFTIFRHFPWKLVPLYIIAQLIGSVLAIGTLALLLDVNLKAYFEHFPKLA from the exons ATGGTAACTGAGAAGAAGAAATCACCATATACAATGGAAGAAGGTGCCCCTGCAGCCAATATCCTTAAGTCTCACTCTGATACTAACACAAGGCTGTATTCATCAGCTTCGGTTGTTGCAGTCGCACAAAAG TTGATTGCAGAGGCCATTGGCGCGTACTTCATTATATTTTCATGGTGTGGATCGGTTGCCATGAATAAGCTATACGATGATGAGAGCTTAACATCTCCAGGGATAAGCATGACATGGGGAGCAGTTGCGATGGTGATGGTTTACTCATTGGGACAAGTATCAGGAGGTCATTTTAATCCTGCTGTTACAATCACTTTCACTATCTTCCGTCACTTCCCATGGAAATTA GTACCTTTGTACATAATAGCTCAACTAATCGGCTCAGTTCTGGCAATCGGTACTTTAGCGCTACTGTTGGATGTGAATCTCAAAGCTTATTTTGAACATTTTCCTAAATTGGCTTGA
- the LOC104104716 gene encoding U-box domain-containing protein 4-like, which yields MEVGGESYTNPITTTDTCSVNRNLLLIQSDDPILKVQAAMEIRRLTKTSKRYRRYFSNAVKPLVDMLRSTNSFESKEAALLALLNLAVKDERNKLSIIDAGALGPLIGFLQSENSTLQDHATASLLTLSASSVTKPIISASCVIPLLVEVLRQGNSQAKVDAVMALYNLSTYQGNLNLILQTEAIHFIVSLLKSCKKSSKTAEKCTALIESLVSYEEGRTALISEEGGVFAVVEVLESGSLQSREHAVGTLLTMCQSDRYKYREPILKEGVIPGLLEMTVQGTTESQTKAQILLRLLRDNPYPNSELQPDTLENIVSNIISQIDGEDQLGKTKEMLAEMVQVSMERSLRHLQQRALIRTPSDLSVSSLEKPI from the exons ATGGAAGTCGGAGGTGAGAGCTACACCAACCCCATCACCACCACTGATACATGCAGCGTTAATCGGAACCTTCTTCTCATTCAATCCGATGACCCTATTTTGAAAGTTCAGGCTGCTATGGAAATTCGACGACTCACCAAGACTTCCAAACGTTACCGCCGCTATTTCTCTAACGCCGTGAAACCCCTCGTTGATATGCTCCGTTCTACTAACTCCTTTGAGTCTAAAGAAGCCGCTCTCCTTGCCCTCCTCAATCTCGCTGTTAAAGACGAAAG AAACAAGTTAAGTATCATTGATGCTGGTGCCTTGGGACCCCTCATAGGCTTTCTTCAATCAGAGAATTCAACTCTACAAGACCATGCAACGGCTTCATTGCTTACATTATCCGCTTCTTCTGTGACAAAGCCCATTATTAGTGCTTCTTGTGTCATTCCTCTACTTGTGGAAGTCCTAAGACAAGGAAACTCACAAGCTAAGGTTGATGCAGTGATGGCTCTTTACAATCTGTCAACTTATCAAGGCAACCTAAACTTGATCCTTCAAACAGAGGCCATACATTTCATTGTTTCTCTGCTTAAATCTTGTAAAAAGTCTTCAAAAACTGCAGAGAAATGTACTGCTCTCATTGAATCCTTAGTGAGTTATGAGGAGGGTAGAACTGCATTGATATCTGAGGAAGGGGGAGTATTTGCAGTTGTAGAGGTGCTTGAAAGTGGATCTCTTCAAAGCAGAGAACATGCTGTAGGAACTCTCCTAACAATGTGCCAGAGCGACCGCTATAAATACAGAGAACCAATTCTGAAAGAAGGTGTAATTCCTGGACTTCTTGAGATGACTGTTCAAGGAACAACTGAGTCTCAAACAAAAGCGCAAATACTTTTAAGGTTGCTCAGAGACAATCCTTATCCTAACTCTGAACTTCAACCTGACACATTGGAGAACATTGTTTCCAATATTATATCTCAGATAGATGGAGAGGATCAATTAGGAAAAACAAAGGAGATGCTTGCCGAAATGGTACAAGTTAGTATGGAGCGAAGTTTGAGGCATTTACAGCAAAGGGCACTGATACGTACTCCATCTGACTTATCTGTTTCTAGTTTAGAAAAGCCAATCTAG